One window of Brachybacterium ginsengisoli genomic DNA carries:
- a CDS encoding TetR/AcrR family transcriptional regulator, which produces MTLDAASAPHGPGTGPTPLSSLFSDRVGEELSDGGAVAAGVDPLAQVLRTLDGISATELAASPGGRALIDTSLGGPPEDEGTADQSAASTRREEILDSASALFAERGYHGSSLRDISRRVGISHPGMLHHFSSKGALLNAVIDRLEAHAQGLLDSVEVLQTSPQSLIAALTGPWDPRQHSMALLATLSAEVVNPDHPGRFRIARLRLVHEYVLEQVLTGLAENDCLVPKADPKFLARTLFSLLMSLTVRERTVRELQKTADGDPAADVRAFVEQLISE; this is translated from the coding sequence ATGACACTCGATGCTGCCAGCGCACCCCATGGACCGGGAACGGGCCCCACGCCGCTGTCATCGTTGTTCTCCGATCGGGTCGGCGAGGAGCTCTCCGATGGTGGTGCCGTGGCGGCGGGCGTGGACCCGCTGGCCCAGGTGCTGCGCACGCTGGACGGGATCTCCGCGACGGAGCTCGCGGCCAGCCCGGGCGGCAGGGCGCTGATCGACACCTCGCTGGGCGGCCCGCCGGAGGATGAGGGCACGGCCGACCAGTCGGCGGCCTCCACCCGTCGCGAGGAGATCCTGGACTCCGCCTCGGCGCTGTTCGCCGAGCGCGGCTATCACGGCTCCAGCCTGCGGGACATCTCCCGGCGGGTGGGCATCTCGCATCCGGGGATGCTGCATCACTTCTCCTCCAAGGGGGCGCTGCTGAACGCGGTCATCGACCGCCTCGAGGCGCATGCGCAGGGCCTGCTGGACTCCGTCGAGGTGCTGCAGACCTCGCCGCAGTCGCTGATCGCCGCGCTCACGGGGCCCTGGGACCCGCGCCAGCACTCCATGGCGCTGCTGGCCACGCTCTCCGCCGAGGTGGTGAACCCGGATCATCCGGGGCGGTTCCGCATCGCGCGGCTCCGGCTCGTGCACGAGTACGTGCTCGAGCAGGTGCTGACGGGACTGGCGGAGAACGATTGCCTGGTCCCGAAGGCGGATCCGAAGTTCCTGGCCAGGACCCTGTTCTCGCTGCTGATGAGCCTGACGGTGCGCGAGCGCACGGTGCGTGAGCTGCAGAAGACGGCCGACGGCGACCCTGCGGCCGACGTGCGGGCGTTCGTGGAGCAGCTCATCTCGGAGTGA
- a CDS encoding PRC-barrel domain-containing protein, translated as MSPGAMPEVEGGAEGSSRSVGTSGAGPRDAAFVERRRRLLALAGLTVHGSDGRTVGRVRDIYLEDATGELAAITVMPRQLSARSVLIPAAAIASLPEVPPVEPADDSSASVIPSSEAPVAPAEASVVPSGTEDSGRPAAPAVVPTGRTAPAPTDAAPRSADDHDADHDDDHAVHLLVDTRTAKAGTSPPQTLHVTPQDLHEASAALHLTERSDRG; from the coding sequence ATGAGCCCCGGCGCGATGCCCGAGGTCGAGGGCGGCGCCGAGGGGTCTTCGCGATCCGTCGGCACCTCCGGGGCAGGTCCCCGCGATGCCGCGTTCGTGGAGCGCCGACGGCGCCTGCTGGCCCTGGCCGGGCTGACGGTCCACGGCAGCGACGGTCGGACCGTGGGCCGGGTGCGGGACATCTATCTCGAGGACGCCACCGGCGAGCTGGCGGCGATCACCGTGATGCCCCGGCAGCTCAGCGCCCGCAGCGTGCTGATCCCCGCCGCGGCGATCGCCTCGCTTCCCGAGGTGCCTCCCGTCGAACCGGCCGACGACTCCTCGGCGAGCGTGATCCCCTCGAGCGAAGCCCCCGTCGCCCCGGCCGAGGCCTCCGTCGTCCCGTCCGGCACCGAGGACTCCGGCCGCCCGGCGGCCCCCGCCGTCGTGCCCACCGGGCGGACGGCACCGGCTCCCACGGATGCCGCTCCGCGCTCCGCCGACGACCACGACGCCGACCACGACGACGACCACGCGGTCCACCTCCTCGTCGACACCCGCACGGCGAAGGCCGGCACCAGCCCGCCGCAGACCCTGCACGTCACGCCCCAGGACCTGCACGAGGCGTCGGCCGCACTCCACCTCACCGAGCGGTCCGATCGCGGATGA